In Janthinobacterium sp. J1-1, a single genomic region encodes these proteins:
- the tssK gene encoding type VI secretion system baseplate subunit TssK: MLLTPQHFQQEGARIDTLLAWQTVATNPYGWGVRELVIDEARLSTGTVSVLRLEAILPNGMAVSYDASTAQVRDMELKLELAPWDGEMTQRDVDVYLVLGNTRSLRQPGQPAMFRGIESAPVEDEVSEALPATVPRMAVNLALMADALPSFGYASLRLMTVNKVNEIVRRGAFLPAMLQVPAEAPILKRARELATQMRSKALFLARQTAQPSSRTEDRLNLLEQKSRLASLILNLPLLEAVSSCPVVQPLPLYLALCAQLGALTTLRPGAVPLMPPAYDHGDSAAMFDTVLTALSSLVAEVSQEWKTCTFEFDGKVFALDVQPEWLAGSRIVVGLRGRPESEAMQWMRGAAIGSKTVWTSLTDRRVSGAARMKIDVAEELGLRASSGYTLFSIELSEQFIVPDQPLLISNPNESLLAQRPQEVVLFIKG, encoded by the coding sequence ATGCTGTTGACTCCGCAGCACTTCCAGCAGGAAGGCGCGCGCATCGACACCCTGCTGGCCTGGCAAACCGTGGCCACCAATCCTTACGGCTGGGGCGTGCGCGAGCTGGTGATCGACGAGGCGCGGCTCAGCACCGGCACCGTCAGCGTGCTGCGGCTGGAAGCGATTTTGCCGAACGGCATGGCGGTCAGCTACGACGCCAGCACCGCGCAGGTGCGCGACATGGAACTGAAGCTGGAACTGGCGCCATGGGACGGCGAGATGACGCAGCGCGATGTCGACGTCTACCTGGTGCTGGGTAATACGCGCTCGCTGCGCCAGCCGGGCCAGCCGGCGATGTTCCGTGGCATCGAGAGCGCGCCGGTGGAGGATGAAGTGTCCGAGGCGCTGCCGGCCACCGTGCCGCGCATGGCCGTCAACCTGGCGCTGATGGCCGACGCGCTGCCGTCGTTCGGCTACGCCAGCCTGCGCCTGATGACCGTCAACAAGGTCAACGAGATCGTGCGCCGTGGCGCCTTTTTGCCGGCCATGCTGCAAGTGCCGGCCGAGGCGCCGATCCTGAAACGCGCGCGCGAACTGGCCACGCAGATGCGCAGCAAGGCGCTGTTCCTGGCGCGCCAGACCGCGCAGCCGTCGTCGCGCACCGAAGACCGGCTCAACCTGCTGGAACAGAAGTCGCGCTTGGCCAGCCTGATCCTCAATTTGCCCCTGCTCGAAGCCGTCTCCTCGTGCCCGGTGGTGCAGCCGCTGCCGCTGTACCTGGCGCTGTGCGCCCAGCTTGGCGCGCTGACCACCTTGCGCCCCGGCGCCGTGCCGTTGATGCCGCCGGCCTACGACCATGGCGACAGCGCGGCGATGTTCGATACCGTGCTGACGGCCTTGTCCAGCCTGGTCGCCGAAGTGAGCCAGGAATGGAAGACCTGCACCTTCGAATTCGACGGCAAGGTGTTTGCGCTCGACGTGCAGCCGGAATGGCTGGCCGGCAGCCGCATCGTGGTCGGCTTGCGCGGCCGGCCGGAAAGCGAGGCGATGCAATGGATGCGCGGCGCGGCGATCGGTTCGAAAACCGTGTGGACCTCGCTGACGGACCGCAGGGTCAGCGGCGCGGCGCGCATGAAGATCGATGTCGCCGAAGAGCTGGGCCTGCGCGCCAGCAGCGGCTACACCCTGTTCAGCATCGAGTTGTCCGAGCAATTCATCGTGCCTGACCAGCCCCTGCTGATCAGCAATCCCAATGAAAGCCTGCTGGCCCAGCGCCCGCAGGAAGTGGTGTTGTTCATAAAAGGATGA
- a CDS encoding DotU family type IV/VI secretion system protein — MSKSTSPANTLSTGNTWSGANTEGVDLASVQFRDFYEVLARAAQAVTRLTEGEAKPAAEALSRQLCQMIELQTLEARRIGGHAGIEAEVQGRFLKAALADEVLLNTEWVGRTYWRHVLVEATLYKSSFAGERVFDDLDQLLRDREASRRNLGRLYLYLLSLGFQGRYRGQPQDKIAEYRRELFQFVYQRPADLQGRDRTLSEQAYANTLAHLTAGRLPRFSRLGLIAVVGFLALLGISELLWLWLSWPVRTALAVSL, encoded by the coding sequence GTGAGCAAATCAACCAGTCCGGCCAATACCCTGTCGACGGGCAATACATGGAGCGGCGCCAATACCGAAGGCGTCGACCTGGCGTCGGTGCAGTTCCGCGATTTCTACGAAGTGCTGGCGCGCGCCGCGCAGGCCGTCACGCGGCTGACCGAAGGCGAAGCCAAGCCGGCCGCCGAAGCGCTCAGCCGCCAGCTGTGCCAGATGATCGAGCTGCAGACGCTCGAAGCGCGCCGCATCGGCGGCCATGCCGGCATCGAAGCCGAGGTGCAGGGCCGCTTCCTGAAGGCGGCGCTGGCCGACGAAGTGCTGCTCAATACCGAATGGGTCGGGCGCACCTACTGGCGCCATGTGCTGGTCGAGGCGACCCTGTACAAATCGAGCTTTGCCGGCGAACGGGTGTTCGACGACCTGGACCAGCTGCTGCGCGACCGCGAAGCGTCGCGTCGCAACCTGGGCCGGCTGTACCTGTATCTGCTGTCGCTCGGTTTCCAGGGCCGCTACCGCGGCCAGCCGCAGGACAAGATCGCCGAGTACCGGCGTGAGTTGTTCCAGTTCGTCTACCAGCGCCCGGCCGACCTGCAGGGGCGCGACCGCACCCTGTCGGAACAGGCCTACGCCAATACCCTGGCGCACCTGACGGCGGGCCGCTTGCCGCGCTTCAGCCGGCTGGGCCTGATCGCGGTGGTGGGATTCCTGGCCTTGCTGGGCATTTCCGAGCTGTTGTGGTTGTGGCTGTCGTGGCCCGTACGCACCGCCCTGGCGGTATCCTTATGA
- a CDS encoding type VI secretion protein IcmF/TssM N-terminal domain-containing protein: MFSFLSDKIAIVTLLGLTLLVLLLLAVVIWAAMKGAQQADKPAAEQPRLLSADSLKQSFRVAVELIENNIAARAERYNLSWTLVLNEGKQGRELPLVQSGLQSALSADSTLAARGQGINWNFFDQGVAIQLQSEYLGSPDGEGPGGNNTWDDFLGLCRNYRPDRPFDAIVLAIPAAAFFDTDGQAHLDLIARAKAIHRRLWLAQNRLALRFPIYIAIADCETIPGFARFAAALPEPLRRSMLGWSSPYELSAPFQAQWVDHAMNDIVRSLSNSGAELCALEPAGSDSSAYFLLPTQVERLRTGLKLFAEELMRPSAYHEPFLLRGIYLTGDCSDAAVLLGSGNDAQDPLASLAYAMPAAPEPIPVPGDELAWNGSGAIASAAPALQADQLNAMPAFLRDIFERKIFAEAGLLRSSSSQRMRRPAMNRVLRWCLVGVPVVWVIGMGIGATRLHYLARDVVGYLHNMDANAGNLAGNRQVFDLAQNRQHALDALLNIERMGAAHMGSLAMPGSWPWFDGLHDRLQWRMEKGFADNAFDPLRRAAYARVSELTGVPLDPVSGSLIIGAQCTLPARWHQNTGAVTNALNVEDLPEFGATLDYMARLEQLEKLLQAMMRLKSPSSGPASGDDLALVVRMVFGFELSGNPARTAALFRQVSQNMASLSMEPLQEAAACSMRLAMKSTTRRLFVDNGLLRAEQAIGAGSMELVDASTKIADPAATLLVWQNLRTALRSQETYLVAGKGAWMHSNALALGPAWDSLLQRMESLTLLGKGPADDARKQAEQGFMQFTSAWDATLESDRLIQGLSSGLEWSDSNAKWAFAPDRKALLDALNNLLSQPYMKFNTQIRFPDVPPGATVSWDQARLEQVLALGEARKRFQTELLPKFPVALHGAAAAFADAGLVETARDLISQAYFVSPRELQAPASELDRGRALRMRAWLQDVGAIDTADTLSRILATDALSRLQLLDDTLTRAQVYVPRDRAFRDWNGEKAPLLHAFGASDPAGLNAYVAQQQSFIEAIHKDAEALLLQLGGAHAGNPLVARWQASVADLSRYRLRSPTSSLMSLEQFVLSGSSELEFGNCLDKLPRGAAQRRGVDLFSERLQLLQSGLYARCRELTVKGYQDAWNNFADAFNRDLANRAPFRAPGADSAAKGGGERTPAAVDDVVATLKLFDRARALAPSSERDTARPAATQEVRRSDEQMQKVRDFLAPLYQGEEGQPGGMDVSVDFRANTAAEVDGNKIIDWAITIGGQTLRQRDTPRPLRWEPGMAVALTLRVAQDGPVMPKAEPGHPGMSVEERTVSYRFNDAWALLSFVSAYREAGAPSSSASRSQLLRFEFPMTAVSDSARIATRDTRARVFIRVSVSPPGKRAPLAWPGVFPARVTAW, encoded by the coding sequence GTGTTTAGTTTTTTATCGGATAAGATAGCCATTGTCACTCTGCTGGGCCTGACCTTGCTGGTATTGCTGCTGCTGGCGGTGGTGATCTGGGCGGCCATGAAGGGCGCGCAGCAGGCCGACAAGCCGGCGGCCGAACAGCCGCGCCTGCTCAGCGCCGATTCGCTCAAGCAGTCCTTCCGCGTGGCGGTCGAGCTGATTGAAAACAATATCGCGGCGCGCGCGGAACGCTACAACCTGAGCTGGACCCTGGTCCTGAACGAGGGCAAGCAGGGCCGCGAATTGCCGCTGGTGCAGTCCGGCCTGCAAAGCGCGCTCAGCGCCGACAGCACCCTGGCCGCGCGCGGCCAGGGCATCAACTGGAATTTCTTCGACCAGGGCGTGGCGATCCAGCTGCAGTCGGAATACCTGGGCTCGCCCGATGGCGAAGGCCCGGGCGGCAACAATACCTGGGACGACTTCCTCGGGCTGTGCCGCAACTACCGTCCCGACCGGCCGTTCGACGCCATCGTGCTGGCGATCCCGGCCGCCGCCTTCTTCGATACCGACGGCCAGGCCCACCTCGACCTGATCGCGCGCGCCAAGGCCATCCACCGCCGCCTGTGGCTGGCGCAAAACCGGCTGGCGCTGCGCTTCCCGATCTATATCGCCATCGCCGACTGTGAAACCATACCCGGCTTCGCCCGTTTCGCCGCCGCGCTGCCCGAGCCGCTGCGCCGCTCGATGCTGGGCTGGTCGTCGCCATATGAATTGTCGGCGCCGTTCCAGGCGCAATGGGTCGACCACGCCATGAACGACATCGTGCGCAGCCTGTCGAACAGCGGCGCCGAACTGTGCGCGCTGGAACCGGCCGGTTCCGACAGCAGCGCCTACTTTTTGCTGCCGACCCAGGTCGAACGCCTGCGCACCGGCCTGAAGCTGTTTGCCGAAGAACTGATGCGGCCGAGCGCCTATCACGAGCCGTTTTTACTGCGCGGCATTTATCTGACGGGCGACTGCAGCGACGCCGCCGTCCTGCTGGGCAGCGGCAACGATGCCCAGGACCCGCTGGCCTCGCTGGCCTACGCCATGCCGGCAGCGCCGGAGCCGATCCCGGTGCCGGGCGACGAGCTGGCCTGGAACGGCAGCGGCGCCATCGCCAGCGCCGCGCCGGCCCTGCAGGCGGACCAGCTCAATGCGATGCCGGCCTTCTTGCGCGATATCTTCGAACGCAAGATCTTTGCCGAGGCCGGGCTGTTGCGCTCGTCCTCGTCGCAGCGCATGCGCCGTCCGGCCATGAACCGCGTGCTGCGCTGGTGCCTGGTGGGCGTGCCGGTGGTATGGGTGATCGGCATGGGCATCGGCGCGACCAGGCTGCATTACCTGGCGCGCGACGTGGTCGGCTACCTGCACAATATGGACGCCAACGCGGGCAACCTGGCCGGTAACCGCCAGGTGTTCGACCTGGCGCAGAACCGCCAGCACGCGCTCGACGCGCTGCTCAATATCGAACGCATGGGCGCGGCCCACATGGGCTCGCTGGCCATGCCCGGCTCCTGGCCCTGGTTCGACGGCCTGCATGACCGGCTGCAATGGCGCATGGAAAAAGGCTTTGCCGACAATGCCTTCGACCCCTTGCGCCGCGCCGCGTATGCGCGCGTCAGCGAGCTGACCGGGGTGCCGCTGGACCCGGTCTCGGGCAGCCTGATCATCGGCGCGCAATGCACCTTGCCGGCCCGCTGGCACCAGAACACGGGCGCCGTGACGAACGCCCTGAATGTCGAGGACCTGCCCGAATTCGGCGCCACGCTGGACTATATGGCGCGCCTGGAACAGCTGGAAAAACTGCTGCAGGCGATGATGCGGCTCAAGTCGCCCAGTTCCGGGCCGGCTTCGGGCGACGACCTGGCGCTGGTGGTGCGCATGGTGTTCGGTTTCGAACTGAGCGGCAATCCGGCGCGCACCGCGGCGCTGTTCCGCCAGGTCTCGCAAAACATGGCCTCGCTGTCGATGGAGCCGCTGCAGGAAGCGGCCGCCTGCTCGATGCGCCTGGCCATGAAGAGCACCACTCGCCGCCTGTTTGTCGACAACGGCTTGCTGCGGGCCGAGCAGGCCATCGGCGCCGGCTCGATGGAACTGGTCGACGCCAGCACCAAAATCGCCGATCCGGCCGCCACCTTGCTGGTCTGGCAAAACCTGCGCACCGCCCTGCGCTCGCAGGAAACGTATCTGGTGGCCGGCAAGGGCGCCTGGATGCACAGCAACGCGCTGGCGCTGGGGCCGGCCTGGGACAGCCTGCTGCAGCGCATGGAATCGCTGACCTTGCTGGGCAAGGGGCCGGCCGACGACGCGCGCAAGCAGGCCGAACAGGGCTTCATGCAATTTACCTCGGCCTGGGATGCGACCCTGGAATCGGACCGTTTGATCCAGGGCCTCAGTTCGGGCCTGGAATGGTCCGACAGCAACGCCAAGTGGGCTTTCGCGCCGGACCGCAAGGCCTTGCTCGACGCCTTGAACAACCTGCTGTCGCAGCCCTACATGAAGTTCAATACGCAGATCCGCTTCCCCGACGTGCCGCCGGGCGCCACCGTCAGCTGGGACCAGGCGCGGCTGGAGCAGGTGCTGGCGCTGGGCGAGGCGCGCAAGCGTTTCCAGACCGAATTGCTGCCCAAGTTCCCGGTGGCACTGCATGGCGCCGCCGCGGCGTTCGCCGATGCGGGCCTGGTGGAAACGGCGCGCGATCTGATCTCGCAGGCGTATTTCGTCTCGCCGCGTGAGCTGCAGGCGCCGGCCAGCGAACTCGACCGCGGCCGCGCGCTGCGCATGCGGGCCTGGCTGCAGGATGTCGGCGCCATCGATACGGCCGATACCCTGAGCCGCATCCTGGCCACCGATGCGCTGTCGCGTTTGCAACTGCTCGACGACACCCTGACGCGGGCCCAGGTCTACGTGCCGCGCGACCGCGCCTTCCGCGACTGGAACGGCGAAAAAGCGCCGCTGCTGCACGCCTTTGGCGCCAGCGATCCGGCCGGCCTGAACGCCTATGTGGCGCAACAGCAATCGTTTATCGAAGCGATCCACAAGGACGCCGAAGCGCTGCTGCTGCAACTGGGCGGCGCCCACGCGGGCAATCCGCTGGTGGCGCGCTGGCAGGCCAGCGTGGCCGACCTGAGCCGCTACCGGCTGCGCAGCCCGACCAGCAGCCTGATGTCGCTGGAGCAATTCGTGCTGAGCGGTTCGTCCGAGCTGGAGTTCGGCAATTGTCTCGACAAGCTGCCGCGCGGCGCGGCCCAGCGGCGTGGCGTCGACCTGTTTTCCGAGCGCTTGCAACTGCTGCAATCGGGCTTGTATGCGCGCTGCCGCGAATTGACGGTGAAGGGCTACCAGGATGCCTGGAACAATTTTGCCGACGCCTTCAACCGCGACCTGGCCAACCGTGCGCCGTTCCGCGCCCCCGGCGCCGACAGCGCGGCCAAGGGCGGCGGCGAACGCACGCCGGCGGCCGTCGACGATGTCGTCGCCACCTTGAAATTGTTCGACCGTGCGCGCGCCCTGGCGCCGTCTTCCGAGCGCGATACGGCGCGTCCGGCGGCGACGCAGGAGGTGCGCAGGTCCGACGAGCAGATGCAAAAAGTGCGCGATTTCCTGGCCCCCCTGTACCAGGGCGAGGAGGGGCAGCCCGGCGGCATGGATGTCAGTGTCGATTTCCGCGCCAATACCGCCGCCGAAGTCGACGGCAACAAGATCATCGACTGGGCCATCACCATCGGCGGCCAGACGCTGCGCCAGCGCGACACGCCGCGCCCGCTGCGCTGGGAGCCGGGCATGGCGGTGGCGCTGACCTTGCGCGTGGCCCAGGATGGCCCGGTGATGCCGAAGGCCGAGCCCGGGCACCCGGGCATGAGCGTCGAGGAACGCACCGTCAGCTACCGCTTCAACGATGCCTGGGCGCTGCTGAGTTTCGTGTCTGCCTACCGCGAAGCGGGCGCGCCGTCATCGTCGGCTTCGCGTTCGCAACTGCTGCGCTTCGAGTTTCCGATGACGGCCGTCAGCGACAGCGCCCGTATCGCCACCCGCGATACGCGCGCCAGGGTCTTTATCCGGGTCAGCGTCAGCCCGCCGGGCAAGCGCGCGCCGCTGGCCTGGCCCGGCGTTTTCCCGGCCAGGGTGACGGCGTGGTAA
- a CDS encoding formyltransferase family protein — MTDEIRIAVFGSFHRGFHVLSELLKGPLASKVRVVGVATDDVQSGHISRDRRVWAYPHAREEETMVEELAAAHGLLAYKGRVKTPEFYHMYEQEWRPDVCIAATFGQRIDARLFEFPSLGFYNLHPCIDDGWPSHYAGPNPFKALLDDKSDHVSIALHEVDDGFDTGRLLGLSEKIYFPPGATVVDLHRLSSPIAAKFFASELNKMLG, encoded by the coding sequence ATGACGGACGAAATACGCATTGCCGTTTTCGGCAGTTTTCACCGCGGCTTTCACGTCTTGAGCGAGTTGCTCAAGGGACCGCTGGCCAGCAAGGTGCGCGTGGTTGGCGTGGCCACCGACGATGTGCAGTCCGGCCACATCAGCCGCGACCGGCGCGTGTGGGCGTATCCGCATGCGCGCGAGGAGGAAACCATGGTCGAGGAACTGGCGGCGGCGCACGGCTTGCTCGCCTACAAGGGCAGGGTCAAGACGCCCGAGTTCTATCATATGTATGAACAGGAATGGCGGCCCGACGTGTGCATCGCCGCCACCTTCGGCCAGCGCATCGACGCTCGCCTGTTCGAGTTTCCCTCGCTCGGCTTCTACAACCTGCATCCGTGCATCGACGATGGCTGGCCGTCGCACTATGCGGGGCCGAACCCGTTCAAGGCCTTGCTCGACGATAAGTCGGACCATGTCTCGATCGCGCTGCACGAAGTCGATGATGGTTTTGATACGGGCAGGCTGCTGGGCTTGTCGGAAAAAATCTATTTCCCGCCTGGCGCGACGGTGGTTGATCTGCACCGCCTGTCGTCGCCGATCGCCGCCAAGTTTTTTGCCAGCGAACTGAACAAGATGCTCGGCTAG
- the tssA gene encoding type VI secretion system protein TssA: MATPKSSISSNLRNLYDKARLLITEERDPAFPTPMAPMNPPSLPIPISLMSHAHQDQLDMLLQPLSEELPCGPALRYDPIFTEVRLLREEDDPSLPMGNWERPLKRADWPLIEARCVTMLSTRSKDLQIAAWLLEAWVRQGGFDGLYRGLSLIDRLVRQLWEPLHPMIEDNDEDARIAPLEWLNASLSATLRLHVPLLKIAGRKPPVLTLIDWERLIAVELAGPGHTTDKPGGGDDAPLTRADVVAYAHQRLGREMALKREIIKRCLNCLETMMAFVEIQLGSRSPNLSKLKGTLVAYERVMAQLIVEPTEDDIMPQDSDSVDLPPLGEVAESAPAKAGVASSGWKNRKEAYATLESLADYLSAVEPHSPTPYLLRRAVKWGSMPLPELMAEIIREEGDLNRLANVLGLKE, from the coding sequence ATGGCGACACCGAAAAGCAGTATCAGCAGCAATTTGCGCAACTTGTACGACAAGGCGCGCCTGCTCATTACCGAGGAGCGCGACCCCGCTTTCCCGACACCGATGGCTCCTATGAATCCTCCCAGCTTGCCGATACCGATTTCCCTGATGAGCCATGCGCACCAGGATCAATTGGACATGTTGCTCCAGCCTCTCAGCGAAGAGCTGCCTTGCGGGCCGGCGCTGCGCTACGATCCGATCTTCACCGAGGTCCGGCTGCTGCGCGAAGAGGATGATCCCAGCTTGCCGATGGGTAACTGGGAACGTCCGCTGAAACGGGCCGACTGGCCCCTGATCGAAGCGCGCTGCGTGACGATGCTGAGCACCCGCTCCAAGGATTTGCAGATCGCCGCCTGGCTGCTCGAAGCTTGGGTGCGCCAGGGCGGTTTCGACGGCCTGTACCGGGGCCTGAGCCTGATCGACCGGCTGGTGCGGCAACTGTGGGAGCCGCTGCACCCGATGATCGAGGACAATGACGAGGACGCCCGCATCGCGCCGCTCGAGTGGCTCAACGCGTCGCTGTCGGCCACCTTGCGCCTGCATGTGCCGCTGCTGAAGATTGCCGGGCGCAAGCCGCCCGTGCTGACCCTGATCGACTGGGAACGGCTGATCGCGGTGGAACTGGCCGGCCCCGGCCACACCACCGACAAGCCCGGTGGCGGCGACGACGCGCCGCTGACGCGCGCCGACGTGGTGGCGTATGCGCACCAGCGGCTGGGGCGCGAGATGGCGCTCAAGCGCGAGATCATCAAGCGCTGCCTGAATTGCCTGGAAACCATGATGGCCTTTGTCGAGATACAGCTGGGCTCGCGTTCGCCCAACCTGTCCAAGCTGAAGGGCACGCTGGTGGCGTATGAACGGGTGATGGCGCAATTGATCGTGGAACCAACAGAGGATGACATCATGCCGCAAGACAGCGACAGTGTAGACTTGCCGCCCTTGGGCGAGGTGGCCGAAAGCGCGCCGGCCAAGGCCGGCGTGGCCAGTTCGGGCTGGAAGAACCGCAAGGAAGCGTATGCCACGCTGGAGTCGCTGGCCGATTACCTGAGCGCGGTCGAACCGCACAGCCCGACGCCCTACCTGCTGCGGCGCGCCGTCAAATGGGGCAGCATGCCGCTGCCCGAATTGATGGCGGAAATCATCCGCGAAGAGGGCGACCTGAATCGGCTGGCGAATGTGCTGGGCCTGAAGGAATAG
- a CDS encoding FAD-linked oxidase C-terminal domain-containing protein has protein sequence MTHTDQLAALKRPLPETLAAVLALIFADRYSTTQAMREHHGRDESRYDAMLPDAVIFAHSTEEVAAAVKLCAAHGVPVIAWGSGTSLEGHVLALHGGVCIDLSQMNAMVAVHGQDLTATVQAGVTRKQLNEEIRDTGLFFPIDPGANASLGGMAATRASGTNAVRYGTMRENVLALTVVTADGRIIRTGTRAKKSSAGYDLTRLFVGSEGTLGIITEVTVKLYPLPEAISAAVCSFPGTGSAVNAVIQTIQLGVPVARVEFLDENGVKAINAYDKLALPEKPLLLFEFHGTPASVAEQAQLVQEIAAEHGASGFEWASRPEERSRLWAARHNAYFALLQLRPGSRAISTDCCVPISRLAECILATRDDCERAGLTYAIIGHVGDGNFHVQMLVDPGNPVDIARAEQVNSDMVTRAIGMDGTCTGEHGVGMHKMDFLVEEHGADAIDTMRAIKHALDPNNIMNPGKIISW, from the coding sequence GTGACGCACACCGACCAACTGGCGGCCCTGAAACGGCCACTACCCGAAACGCTGGCTGCCGTACTGGCCCTGATCTTCGCCGACCGCTACAGCACCACGCAGGCGATGCGCGAGCACCATGGGCGCGACGAATCACGCTACGATGCCATGCTGCCCGACGCCGTGATCTTTGCCCATTCCACCGAGGAAGTGGCGGCCGCCGTCAAGCTGTGCGCCGCGCACGGCGTGCCGGTGATCGCCTGGGGCAGCGGCACTTCGCTGGAGGGCCATGTGCTGGCCCTGCATGGCGGCGTCTGCATCGACCTGTCGCAGATGAACGCGATGGTGGCCGTGCACGGCCAGGACCTGACGGCCACGGTGCAGGCCGGCGTCACGCGCAAGCAGCTCAACGAGGAAATCCGCGACACCGGCCTGTTCTTCCCGATCGACCCGGGCGCCAACGCCTCGCTGGGCGGCATGGCCGCCACGCGCGCCTCGGGCACCAATGCCGTGCGCTACGGCACCATGCGCGAAAACGTGCTGGCGCTCACCGTCGTCACGGCCGACGGGCGCATCATCAGGACCGGGACGCGGGCGAAAAAATCGTCGGCCGGCTACGACCTGACGCGGCTGTTTGTCGGCAGCGAAGGCACCTTGGGCATCATCACGGAAGTGACGGTGAAACTGTACCCCTTGCCGGAAGCCATTTCCGCCGCCGTCTGCTCGTTTCCCGGCACGGGCTCGGCCGTCAACGCCGTGATCCAGACCATCCAGCTGGGCGTGCCGGTGGCGCGCGTGGAGTTTCTTGACGAAAACGGCGTGAAAGCCATCAACGCCTACGACAAGCTGGCGCTGCCGGAAAAACCGCTGCTGCTGTTTGAATTCCACGGCACGCCGGCCAGCGTGGCCGAGCAGGCGCAGCTGGTGCAGGAGATTGCGGCCGAACACGGCGCCAGCGGTTTCGAATGGGCCAGCCGGCCCGAAGAGCGCTCGCGCCTGTGGGCCGCGCGCCACAACGCCTATTTTGCGCTGCTGCAACTGCGCCCGGGCAGCCGCGCCATTTCCACCGATTGCTGCGTGCCGATTTCACGGCTGGCCGAGTGCATCCTGGCCACCAGGGATGACTGCGAACGCGCCGGCTTGACCTACGCCATTATCGGCCACGTCGGCGACGGCAATTTCCATGTGCAGATGCTGGTCGACCCAGGCAATCCGGTGGATATCGCGCGCGCCGAACAGGTCAACAGCGACATGGTCACACGCGCCATCGGCATGGACGGCACTTGCACCGGCGAGCACGGCGTGGGCATGCACAAGATGGATTTCCTGGTGGAAGAACATGGCGCGGACGCGATCGACACCATGCGCGCCATCAAGCATGCGCTGGACCCGAACAACATCATGAATCCAGGCAAAATTATCAGCTGGTAG
- a CDS encoding ChaN family lipoprotein, which produces MKLSVFLLLGGALVLSACGALAPAAGGADAVVFAQAPHPAGDIIDLRSGQRIEAGQLLAQLAAAPRVIVGEQHDQLSHHRIEQWLALQLQGQRPQGSVLLEMLNPDQQAKVDKVQPWLRTDPVVRPEHVAELLAWQPGWQWRQYGELVMTVMRAPYPVWSANLDRSEIKQLFVDRPGVQGKYSNLANDAKVHARLQDLIRVMHDNQIDAPRLAAMLSVQQQRDRRMAERLLAAPAPALLIAGAYHAAKDVGVPLHVRDLTGGPAPLVLILAQQGATVTREQADFAWFTPASAADVQ; this is translated from the coding sequence ATGAAATTATCTGTTTTCCTGCTGTTGGGCGGTGCGCTGGTCTTGAGCGCTTGCGGCGCCCTTGCTCCTGCCGCTGGCGGCGCCGACGCGGTTGTCTTCGCGCAAGCGCCACATCCTGCCGGCGATATCATCGACTTGCGCAGCGGCCAGCGCATCGAAGCCGGCCAGCTGCTGGCGCAACTGGCGGCCGCGCCGCGCGTGATCGTCGGCGAGCAGCACGACCAACTGAGCCACCACCGGATCGAGCAATGGCTGGCGCTGCAGCTGCAGGGCCAGCGTCCGCAAGGCAGCGTGCTGCTGGAAATGCTGAACCCGGATCAGCAGGCGAAGGTGGACAAGGTCCAGCCCTGGCTGCGGACGGACCCGGTGGTGCGTCCCGAGCATGTGGCCGAACTGCTGGCCTGGCAACCGGGCTGGCAGTGGCGGCAATATGGCGAGCTGGTCATGACGGTGATGCGCGCGCCGTACCCGGTCTGGTCTGCCAACCTGGACCGCAGTGAAATCAAGCAGCTGTTTGTCGACCGGCCTGGCGTGCAGGGCAAGTATTCCAACCTGGCCAACGATGCCAAAGTGCACGCCAGGCTCCAGGACCTCATCCGCGTCATGCACGACAACCAGATCGATGCGCCGCGTCTTGCCGCCATGCTGTCGGTGCAGCAGCAGCGCGACCGCCGCATGGCCGAGCGCCTGCTGGCCGCGCCCGCGCCGGCCCTGCTGATCGCCGGCGCCTACCATGCGGCCAAGGATGTGGGCGTGCCGCTGCATGTGCGGGACCTGACGGGCGGCCCCGCGCCGCTGGTGCTGATCCTGGCGCAACAGGGCGCCACAGTGACGCGCGAGCAGGCCGATTTCGCGTGGTTCACGCCAGCGTCCGCCGCCGACGTACAGTAA